In one window of Macadamia integrifolia cultivar HAES 741 chromosome 2, SCU_Mint_v3, whole genome shotgun sequence DNA:
- the LOC122065268 gene encoding mitogen-activated protein kinase kinase kinase 1-like: protein MRMDDSSVPSDSNPPPPGHQTPSPFKPFETPIANRIARAFHYLRLLHRSDANFAVLGASGNVYTVTLSTTPSCTCPDRMIPCKHILFVYLRVLGVSLNDTCLQATTLRPGQVSNLLVSTTLPDSLAGVRVRERYLRLMMSQSTTSGVLSREAEVEEGATCPICLEEMKREDRVVACGSCRNSLHEECLQKWKRIKRRSTATCVICRERWRDNNGEQDRYLNLAAYLSDDDEVEAR, encoded by the coding sequence ATGAGGATGGATGATTCTTCAGTCCCCTCCGATTCAAACCCACCACCACCTGGCCATCAGACGCCTTCCCCGTTCAAGCCCTTCGAAACGCCCATAGCGAATCGGATAGCCCGAGCTTTCCACTACCTTCGACTCCTCCACCGCTCAGACGCCAACTTCGCCGTCCTCGGCGCCTCCGGCAACGTCTACACCGTCACCCTATCCACCACCCCTTCCTGTACCTGCCCGGACAGGATGATCCCTTGCAAGCACATCCTCTTCGTCTATCTACGTGTCCTTGGTGTCTCCCTCAATGACACGTGTCTCCAAGCTACAACCCTCAGGCCAGGCCAAGTCAGCAACCTACTTGTCTCAACCACCCTCCCTGACTCCTTAGCTGGAGTCCGCGTGCGTGAGAGGTATCTTCGTCTCATGATGTCGCAGTCGACGACAAGTGGCGTTCTCTCACGAGAGGCTGAGGTGGAAGAAGGTGCCACGTGTCCAATCTGTCTGGAAGAGATGAAGAGGGAAGATAGGGTTGTGGCTTGTGGTTCGTGTCGGAATTCATTGCACGAAGAATGCCTTCAGAAATGGAAGAGGATCAAAAGGAGGAGTACTGCTACCTGTGTGATTTGCAGGGAGAGGTGGAGGGACAACAACGGAGAGCAGGATAGATATCTGAACCTGGCGGCGTATCTTAGCGATGATGACGAGGTTGAAGCTCGATAG